The Listeria welshimeri serovar 6b str. SLCC5334 genome has a window encoding:
- a CDS encoding Crp/Fnr family transcriptional regulator has product MNTIEKPQHEIMASPLHFCKKSGDFAKHSMSIKLSKNELFDVDFVTGIYFVEKGIVMKGTQIDDYIGYDQLLKHGDVCNFSSFMSSDLKRNIGAKLLSPSSSVITAVDRDFFIFMIEKHISIEEFMLYQSKREIMVLQRRCLLNTLKVKERVKHVIAAIGYEYGISNGNNIQIPQELSTTFLSKFMGITREYLSLTLSELKKEGYLLNTKIPVVLNAEKLFNEIPYESLIL; this is encoded by the coding sequence ATGAACACAATAGAAAAACCACAGCACGAAATTATGGCATCTCCCCTTCATTTTTGTAAAAAGTCTGGGGATTTCGCAAAACACAGTATGAGTATTAAGCTTTCTAAAAATGAACTGTTTGACGTTGACTTTGTAACAGGTATCTATTTTGTTGAAAAAGGTATCGTTATGAAAGGAACACAGATAGATGACTATATAGGATATGATCAGTTATTAAAGCATGGGGATGTATGCAATTTTTCTTCTTTTATGTCCTCGGATTTAAAACGAAATATTGGAGCTAAATTATTGTCACCAAGCTCTAGTGTCATTACTGCTGTCGATAGAGATTTTTTTATTTTCATGATAGAAAAGCACATTAGCATTGAAGAATTTATGCTGTATCAATCCAAAAGAGAAATCATGGTTCTTCAACGACGCTGTTTGCTAAATACACTCAAAGTAAAAGAGCGTGTAAAACATGTTATTGCTGCGATTGGTTACGAATATGGTATTTCGAATGGAAATAATATCCAAATTCCACAAGAATTATCGACCACTTTTTTATCTAAATTTATGGGAATCACAAGAGAATATCTTAGCTTAACGCTTAGTGAACTAAAAAAAGAAGGTTATCTGCTTAATACAAAGATACCAGTTGTTTTAAATGCTGAAAAATTGTTCAATGAAATTCCATATGAATCGTTAATTTTATAA
- a CDS encoding Crp/Fnr family transcriptional regulator, translated as MQSDEEIFRETTTKSLLQLLKKEYDFYDYCYQEVLPKGQEIKMNDSSGFKIYLVESGYFAYCLQNDFGDSGIITFIGNEVAINLIPIIKEEPEDAFLRSLTEVHCWVLDPDFVERVLDNSGQKAKYLLSNLLYTRKIYFKASKRTFMKKELRIRACLKDIGLYMGRVTKEKEYILPDEINNSILAQYANTTREYTNIIVLKLRKEGILDDSHKPWVIKKIDLL; from the coding sequence ATGCAATCAGATGAAGAGATTTTCAGAGAAACAACGACAAAATCATTGCTACAGTTATTAAAAAAAGAATATGATTTTTATGATTATTGTTACCAAGAAGTCCTTCCTAAAGGTCAAGAAATTAAAATGAATGATTCGAGCGGTTTCAAAATTTACTTAGTCGAAAGTGGTTATTTCGCTTATTGTCTTCAAAATGACTTTGGTGATTCAGGGATCATTACTTTTATTGGTAATGAGGTGGCCATCAATTTAATACCTATTATTAAAGAAGAGCCAGAAGATGCTTTTTTGCGTAGTTTAACAGAAGTGCATTGTTGGGTGCTCGATCCGGATTTTGTCGAACGTGTTTTGGATAATTCTGGTCAAAAAGCAAAATACCTGTTATCAAACTTACTTTATACGAGAAAAATTTATTTTAAAGCGAGCAAACGGACTTTTATGAAAAAAGAATTACGTATTAGAGCCTGTTTGAAAGATATTGGGCTTTATATGGGACGCGTTACAAAAGAAAAAGAATATATCTTGCCCGATGAAATAAATAATTCGATTTTGGCTCAATATGCAAATACTACTCGCGAATACACGAATATTATCGTTTTGAAACTGCGAAAAGAAGGGATTTTGGATGATAGTCATAAACCATGGGTCATAAAAAAAATCGACTTACTCTAA
- a CDS encoding MBL fold metallo-hydrolase codes for MAKIKRIITGIIQENCYIIYQDNLALIVDPGDEASKIKAEITKLDVKPVAILLTHCHYDHIGALEEIRTTYHIPVYVSPLEQEWLSNPDLNLSAHVSGKAIIAEPAEYEFTLGDYNIEGFIFKVVPTPGHSIGSVSFIFDEFVVVGDALFRGSIGRTDLYTGDFDTLINSIKTELFVLPDELPAYSGHGDVTTIGHEKKTNPYFN; via the coding sequence ATGGCAAAAATCAAACGAATTATAACAGGAATAATCCAAGAAAATTGTTATATTATTTATCAAGATAATTTAGCGCTGATTGTTGATCCGGGTGACGAAGCTAGTAAAATCAAAGCTGAAATCACAAAATTAGATGTGAAGCCGGTAGCAATTTTATTAACACACTGCCATTATGATCATATTGGTGCTTTAGAAGAGATTCGGACAACTTATCATATTCCCGTATATGTCAGTCCGCTTGAACAAGAATGGCTTTCAAATCCTGATTTAAACCTATCGGCACATGTCTCGGGAAAAGCAATTATTGCCGAACCTGCTGAATATGAGTTCACTTTAGGTGATTATAATATAGAAGGTTTTATTTTTAAAGTCGTGCCAACGCCAGGTCATTCGATTGGCAGTGTTAGTTTTATTTTTGATGAATTTGTAGTGGTTGGGGACGCGTTGTTCAGAGGTAGTATAGGGCGTACAGACCTTTATACAGGTGATTTTGACACATTGATTAATAGTATTAAAACAGAGTTATTTGTCCTTCCAGACGAACTCCCTGCGTACTCAGGACACGGTGATGTAACAACGATAGGCCATGAGAAAAAAACTAATCCATATTTCAACTAA
- a CDS encoding VOC family protein — translation MTTKMLHTCIRVKNLTESIAFYEKALGLKEVRRKDFPDFEFTLVYMAFEEGGFELELTYNYDQKEAYDLGNGYGHLAVGVPDVRSLLKEHQEAGYTVTDLKGLPGEDPFYYFLTDPDGYKTEIIQDGAL, via the coding sequence ATGACTACAAAAATGTTACATACATGTATTCGCGTAAAAAACCTAACAGAATCCATTGCTTTTTATGAAAAAGCATTAGGACTAAAAGAGGTTCGTCGTAAAGACTTTCCAGATTTTGAGTTTACTCTAGTTTATATGGCGTTTGAAGAAGGCGGCTTTGAATTAGAACTTACTTATAATTATGACCAAAAAGAAGCTTACGATTTAGGAAATGGTTATGGTCATTTAGCTGTTGGGGTTCCTGATGTCCGCTCCCTTCTAAAAGAACACCAAGAAGCTGGCTATACAGTAACAGATTTAAAAGGACTTCCGGGTGAAGATCCATTCTATTATTTCCTTACAGATCCAGATGGTTATAAAACAGAAATCATTCAAGATGGCGCTTTATAA
- a CDS encoding DUF561 domain-containing protein: MNLTEMLQIKYPILQGAMAQIATYELASAVSNAGGLGIIASGGMSADTLREQIRLCKEKTTKPFAVNIMLMMPNCPELVDVIIEEDVRVVTTGAGTPKPFMEKFKAAGIKVIAVIPSVKIAQKMEEIGVDAVVAEGTEAGGHVGETTTMALVRQVVSAVNIPVIAAGGIADGHGMAAVYALGASGVQIGTLFLVAEECPVPASFKQAVLDATDTSTTVTGRRNGAPVRSIKNPMIKKYVELENENASRDKLEELTLGSLRKAVHEGDVENGSVMAGQICGMLTEIRSTSDIIENLMKESKQVASNLVIQ; encoded by the coding sequence ATGAATTTAACTGAAATGCTACAAATTAAATATCCAATTTTACAAGGAGCAATGGCACAAATTGCCACATATGAATTAGCTTCTGCTGTATCAAATGCAGGAGGTCTTGGTATTATCGCCTCGGGTGGAATGTCCGCAGATACTCTAAGAGAACAAATCCGTCTCTGTAAAGAAAAAACAACGAAACCGTTCGCTGTCAATATCATGCTAATGATGCCTAATTGTCCAGAACTTGTAGACGTTATTATTGAGGAAGATGTACGTGTAGTCACAACTGGCGCAGGGACTCCAAAACCATTTATGGAAAAATTTAAAGCAGCAGGCATCAAAGTAATTGCAGTTATACCTTCTGTGAAAATCGCTCAAAAAATGGAAGAAATCGGTGTGGATGCAGTCGTTGCAGAAGGTACGGAAGCTGGTGGACATGTTGGAGAAACAACCACAATGGCTTTAGTGCGTCAAGTTGTATCGGCAGTAAATATTCCTGTTATTGCAGCGGGAGGAATTGCAGATGGTCACGGCATGGCAGCTGTTTATGCGTTAGGCGCAAGTGGTGTCCAGATTGGTACACTTTTCCTTGTTGCCGAGGAATGTCCTGTTCCAGCAAGTTTTAAACAAGCAGTCCTTGATGCGACGGATACAAGTACAACTGTCACTGGACGTCGAAATGGTGCCCCGGTTAGAAGCATTAAAAACCCAATGATTAAAAAATATGTTGAGTTAGAAAACGAGAATGCTTCAAGAGATAAGTTAGAAGAATTAACACTCGGTTCTCTTAGAAAAGCAGTTCATGAAGGAGACGTTGAAAATGGCTCCGTTATGGCCGGCCAAATTTGTGGAATGTTAACGGAAATTCGTTCCACAAGTGATATTATTGAAAACCTTATGAAAGAGTCCAAGCAAGTTGCAAGCAATTTAGTCATTCAATAA
- a CDS encoding OFA family MFS transporter: MTKEINRWGVLIGSVGVLLCTGAVYAFSVFAGPLSAAHGWTIPQVMMAFTINAAIGPIPTILGGILTDKGKAKWAILIGGILFGLGFALTGFATSTTMLYLSYGVLAGLGQGFAYSGCLSNTIRLFPDKRGLASGLITAGMGGATIIAAPIANHLIETYNVMTAFKIMGAVYIAVVIGCSFLIRVAPAGYTPKGWTPPAGNAAGMVNVPWTGMVRTVTFYLILLMLGIGAFSGLMIASNASLIGQNMFGLTAASAAAYVSIYSLSNCLGRVVWGAVSDRLGRSNTLMIIYTVIAISLLALATLQSVVGFVIGIIGLGLCFGGTMGVFPSIVMENYGPKNQGVNYGIVFIGYSTAAFFAPKMAAQIAGQNGGDFTQAFYIAIALAAVGLCINIVYKLREKKQPSKELA; this comes from the coding sequence ATGACAAAAGAAATAAATCGTTGGGGAGTCTTGATTGGTTCTGTCGGGGTGTTGCTTTGTACAGGCGCGGTATATGCGTTTAGTGTATTTGCAGGACCACTTAGCGCGGCTCATGGTTGGACTATTCCGCAAGTGATGATGGCATTTACAATTAATGCAGCAATTGGACCAATTCCAACTATTTTAGGCGGGATTTTAACGGATAAAGGGAAAGCCAAATGGGCGATTTTAATTGGTGGAATATTGTTTGGGCTTGGTTTTGCATTAACTGGTTTTGCTACTTCTACTACCATGCTTTATTTATCTTATGGTGTTCTAGCTGGTCTTGGTCAAGGATTTGCATACTCAGGATGTCTTAGTAACACGATTCGTCTTTTTCCAGATAAACGTGGTCTTGCTTCTGGACTTATTACAGCGGGAATGGGTGGAGCGACTATTATTGCAGCACCTATTGCGAATCATTTAATTGAAACGTATAACGTAATGACGGCATTTAAAATTATGGGAGCTGTTTATATCGCAGTTGTCATTGGATGTAGTTTCCTTATTCGCGTTGCACCAGCTGGTTATACGCCAAAAGGGTGGACACCGCCAGCAGGAAATGCAGCGGGAATGGTAAATGTACCTTGGACTGGAATGGTTCGCACAGTAACTTTTTATCTGATTCTTTTGATGTTAGGTATTGGTGCGTTTTCAGGTCTAATGATTGCTTCTAATGCTTCATTAATTGGTCAAAATATGTTCGGTTTAACAGCTGCATCGGCTGCTGCTTATGTTAGTATTTACTCGCTAAGCAACTGTTTAGGGCGTGTAGTTTGGGGGGCTGTATCTGACCGTTTAGGAAGATCCAATACATTAATGATTATTTATACAGTTATCGCCATATCTCTATTAGCGCTTGCAACACTTCAATCTGTTGTGGGATTTGTTATCGGAATCATTGGACTTGGGCTTTGTTTTGGTGGGACAATGGGTGTTTTTCCATCGATTGTCATGGAGAATTATGGTCCGAAAAATCAAGGCGTCAACTATGGAATTGTGTTCATTGGCTATTCCACAGCAGCTTTTTTTGCACCAAAAATGGCCGCGCAAATCGCAGGTCAAAATGGTGGCGACTTTACACAAGCTTTTTATATAGCAATCGCTCTTGCGGCTGTAGGTCTTTGTATCAATATTGTTTATAAATTACGTGAGAAAAAACAACCATCCAAAGAATTAGCATAA
- a CDS encoding acyl CoA:acetate/3-ketoacid CoA transferase, with protein sequence MSKVIKASEAAKLIKDGDTVALSGFGLACVNEEMAIAVEKRFLEEGAPRNLTVMHASALGDRREKGMSHWGHEGLIKRWIGGIAIASPKMATLIEEDKCEAYNLPQGIITQLYREIAAKRPGVITKIGMGTFVDPRIEGAKMSASSKDDLVELLTIHGEEWLFYPSFPIQVALIRGTVADEFGNLTLEKEGLHMEVLPIAQAVRNSGGIVIAQVESVAKKGSLNPKDVRVPGILVDHIIISEPENHFQTENTQYNPAFSGHIQVPLGDIEPLELDDRKVIARRSAAELEPQTILNLGVGIPVNVSTVAAEEGVSDQLILTTEAGSVGGVPAGLADFGHAYNSEAIVDHHSQFDFYDGGGLDLSVLGLAQTDESGNVNVSKFGSRVAGCGGFINISQSAKKLIFAGTFTAGGLKTRVADGKLEILQEGKAKKFIKQVQQITFSGEYASTTDQIILYVTERAVFRLENGKMILTEIAPGIDLEKDVLGQMEFEPIIASDLKVMDSGIFSEKWGGLKTIIEKQTRKGVTI encoded by the coding sequence TTGTCAAAAGTAATAAAAGCAAGTGAAGCAGCGAAATTAATAAAGGATGGGGATACTGTTGCTTTGAGCGGTTTCGGATTAGCTTGTGTCAACGAAGAAATGGCTATCGCGGTTGAAAAGCGTTTTTTAGAAGAAGGAGCTCCGCGTAATTTGACGGTCATGCATGCTAGTGCCCTTGGTGATCGTAGGGAAAAAGGTATGAGCCACTGGGGACATGAAGGTTTAATTAAACGTTGGATTGGAGGAATTGCTATTGCCTCTCCTAAAATGGCAACCTTAATTGAGGAAGATAAATGTGAAGCATACAATTTGCCTCAAGGTATTATTACACAGCTTTATCGTGAAATTGCAGCTAAGCGTCCTGGTGTTATTACCAAAATTGGTATGGGGACTTTTGTTGATCCGCGAATTGAAGGTGCCAAAATGTCTGCAAGTTCCAAGGATGATTTAGTAGAATTATTAACGATTCATGGCGAAGAGTGGTTATTTTACCCAAGTTTTCCGATTCAAGTTGCGCTTATTCGTGGAACGGTTGCGGATGAATTTGGTAATTTAACATTAGAAAAAGAAGGCTTACATATGGAAGTCTTACCAATTGCACAAGCAGTTCGAAATTCAGGTGGAATTGTTATTGCTCAAGTAGAGTCTGTTGCCAAAAAAGGATCGCTTAATCCGAAAGATGTTCGTGTTCCCGGGATTTTAGTGGATCATATCATTATTTCGGAGCCGGAAAATCATTTCCAAACGGAAAACACACAATATAACCCAGCATTTTCAGGTCATATTCAAGTGCCGCTTGGTGATATTGAACCTCTTGAATTAGATGATCGTAAAGTAATCGCTCGTCGGTCAGCAGCAGAACTAGAACCACAAACTATTTTAAATTTAGGCGTGGGAATTCCGGTGAACGTATCTACAGTTGCAGCAGAGGAAGGTGTAAGTGACCAACTAATTCTAACAACCGAAGCGGGTTCTGTTGGCGGAGTACCAGCAGGTTTAGCAGATTTTGGCCATGCCTATAATAGTGAAGCGATTGTTGATCATCACTCACAGTTTGATTTTTATGATGGTGGTGGACTTGATTTATCGGTGCTTGGGCTGGCGCAAACAGACGAATCTGGTAATGTGAATGTCAGCAAGTTTGGTTCCAGAGTTGCTGGTTGTGGTGGTTTTATTAATATTTCCCAATCTGCGAAAAAATTAATCTTTGCTGGAACTTTTACAGCAGGTGGTTTAAAAACGCGTGTAGCTGATGGGAAATTAGAGATTTTACAAGAAGGAAAAGCTAAAAAGTTTATCAAACAAGTTCAACAAATCACATTCAGCGGTGAATATGCTTCGACTACTGACCAAATTATTCTATATGTCACAGAACGCGCCGTATTTCGTTTAGAAAATGGCAAAATGATTCTAACGGAAATTGCGCCAGGTATCGATTTAGAAAAAGATGTGCTTGGTCAAATGGAATTTGAACCAATTATTGCGAGTGATTTGAAAGTAATGGATAGTGGTATTTTTAGCGAAAAATGGGGCGGTTTAAAAACGATTATTGAAAAACAAACAAGAAAGGGAGTAACAATATGA
- a CDS encoding sigma-54 interaction domain-containing protein encodes MFDLMDNLLGVQSFGELNKDMPTTLFVTDADGNILISNKFTALTVGMSLEELLRCNVRDLVEDGVYNDSVTLEAIRTKQKKTKVINTKKGFSIRSTSTPILYPDGTVHLVVTMSDETQPDSFKTWRGEAISGNSESLLLEDYKENEGTVVVAESVAMKQIVRVCNQIAPFDSKVLLYGESGTGKEVLSRYIHEKSEQAAGPFISINCAAIPKALFESELFGHEKGSFTGADIEKPGMLELADGGTLFLDEISEMPLELQAKMLRVLETGEVRRLGSTTETKRHFRLISATNRNLGEMVEKGTFRRDLYYRINVVPVHIPALRERPQDIIGLARQFIQKFNQKYQKNFQLSGDKTKELLSYNWPGNVRELRNQIERLVVMSGNKEVKITETDDFALDLHFKEQTKKESLYLKDYLQDVEKHFILRVLEESDGNVTKAANTLGIHRSVLYRKLKAIH; translated from the coding sequence ATGTTTGACTTAATGGATAACTTGCTGGGAGTACAGTCATTTGGCGAATTAAACAAAGATATGCCGACAACACTTTTTGTTACAGATGCAGATGGAAATATTTTAATTTCTAATAAGTTTACTGCACTGACAGTCGGAATGTCCCTGGAAGAATTACTTCGTTGTAATGTGAGGGACTTAGTTGAAGACGGAGTTTATAATGATTCTGTTACGCTTGAAGCAATTCGGACAAAACAAAAGAAAACAAAAGTAATTAATACGAAGAAGGGTTTTAGTATTCGTTCTACCTCAACACCAATTTTGTATCCGGATGGTACGGTACATTTAGTAGTTACCATGTCTGACGAAACACAACCAGATAGCTTTAAAACATGGCGCGGAGAAGCAATATCAGGTAATAGCGAATCACTTCTTCTGGAAGATTATAAAGAAAATGAAGGCACTGTTGTAGTAGCAGAAAGTGTAGCAATGAAGCAAATTGTTCGGGTCTGCAACCAAATTGCTCCATTTGATAGTAAAGTTTTATTATATGGTGAATCTGGTACTGGTAAGGAAGTATTATCCCGTTATATTCATGAAAAAAGCGAACAAGCTGCTGGTCCATTCATTTCGATTAACTGTGCGGCAATTCCAAAAGCATTATTCGAATCAGAACTTTTTGGTCATGAAAAAGGCTCTTTTACTGGTGCAGATATTGAAAAACCGGGAATGCTTGAACTGGCTGATGGTGGCACATTGTTTCTAGACGAAATTTCTGAAATGCCACTAGAGTTACAAGCAAAAATGCTTCGAGTTCTTGAAACTGGTGAAGTAAGAAGGTTAGGCTCAACAACTGAAACAAAGCGCCATTTTCGGCTTATTTCTGCAACGAATCGGAATCTTGGTGAAATGGTCGAAAAAGGAACATTTAGGCGTGATTTATATTATCGAATTAATGTGGTGCCGGTCCATATTCCTGCACTAAGAGAACGCCCACAAGATATTATTGGATTAGCACGCCAATTTATTCAAAAATTTAATCAGAAGTATCAAAAAAATTTCCAGTTAAGTGGCGATAAGACAAAAGAGTTACTTTCATATAACTGGCCTGGAAACGTCCGTGAACTTAGAAACCAGATTGAACGATTGGTTGTTATGTCTGGAAATAAGGAAGTAAAAATCACAGAAACAGACGATTTTGCGCTTGATTTACATTTTAAAGAACAAACAAAAAAAGAATCACTTTACTTGAAAGATTATTTACAGGATGTGGAAAAACACTTTATACTTCGCGTGCTAGAGGAAAGTGATGGAAACGTAACGAAAGCAGCAAATACGCTTGGAATTCATCGTTCTGTTTTATATCGAAAACTAAAAGCAATTCATTAG
- a CDS encoding diguanylate cyclase: MVEQLVSNAALLLAGFYIISLVYKEPITKELSTNRKIGIGVWAGLLGFALMLFGIPISNNVIVDLRHIPIIMVGFYGGPIPAIVSAIIIVASRFLLSVSNAAVMAAVVMLLIGIITAVLSKRLEKYKIWGVFVLNIIASGLVVINLHLILASEPNYWFNMFMFVSIALVIGAISAGLMSNMIKSKQLFQKYEQDSTLDYLTKLSNVRQFDEKINHVMDDGSRQVTLMLIDIDYFKNINDTYGHDAGDAILKQLAIILKGNTADGSEAFRNGGEEFSIVLLDCFIDEGNYFAEKIRKETEEYDFRIPDGQTVKITISIGVSSCTDGASTSEGLFKAADEALYKAKLTGRNRVCVADRI; this comes from the coding sequence TTGGTAGAACAATTGGTAAGTAATGCAGCATTATTACTTGCAGGTTTTTATATTATTTCTTTAGTTTATAAAGAACCAATTACAAAAGAATTATCAACTAATCGAAAAATAGGAATAGGTGTGTGGGCAGGGCTCCTTGGTTTTGCACTAATGCTTTTTGGGATTCCAATCTCTAATAATGTGATTGTAGATTTAAGGCATATTCCAATTATTATGGTGGGATTTTACGGCGGACCAATTCCGGCAATTGTTTCAGCTATTATTATTGTAGCCTCACGATTTTTGCTTTCTGTGAGTAATGCAGCAGTGATGGCTGCAGTCGTAATGTTGCTTATCGGTATCATAACAGCGGTTCTTAGTAAACGCTTAGAGAAATACAAAATTTGGGGCGTTTTCGTTTTAAATATCATCGCAAGTGGGTTAGTAGTTATTAATTTACATTTAATTCTAGCAAGCGAGCCAAACTATTGGTTTAATATGTTTATGTTTGTGTCCATTGCACTTGTAATTGGCGCTATTTCAGCTGGCTTGATGAGTAACATGATTAAATCCAAGCAGCTATTTCAAAAGTATGAACAAGATTCTACACTAGACTATTTAACAAAATTATCTAACGTAAGGCAATTTGATGAAAAAATAAATCATGTGATGGATGATGGAAGTAGACAGGTCACTTTAATGTTAATAGATATTGATTATTTTAAAAATATCAATGATACATATGGTCATGATGCTGGAGATGCCATTTTAAAACAACTTGCCATTATTTTAAAAGGAAATACAGCAGATGGTTCGGAAGCATTTAGAAATGGTGGTGAAGAGTTTTCTATCGTTTTACTTGATTGTTTCATAGATGAAGGGAATTATTTTGCTGAAAAAATTAGAAAAGAAACAGAAGAGTATGATTTTCGAATTCCGGACGGCCAAACTGTAAAGATAACTATTTCAATTGGAGTTAGTAGTTGTACAGATGGAGCGAGTACAAGTGAAGGATTATTTAAAGCGGCGGACGAAGCATTATATAAAGCAAAATTAACTGGTAGAAATCGTGTTTGTGTAGCAGACAGAATCTGA
- a CDS encoding DUF4870 domain-containing protein, with protein sequence MNDHRILNALSYFSILFAPIIVPVLIWIFAKSEEVTHHAKVALLTHIIPTIAGFICFSSVFMTTLVNGGLLANMSLFVTGSLFVITLISIIGLFIFNIVRGIQMLCAKTEEDIWI encoded by the coding sequence ATGAATGATCATCGAATTTTAAATGCTTTAAGTTACTTTAGTATTCTTTTTGCACCCATTATCGTACCGGTGTTGATTTGGATTTTCGCTAAATCCGAGGAAGTTACACATCATGCCAAAGTTGCTTTATTAACTCATATTATACCAACAATTGCTGGTTTCATTTGCTTCTCTAGTGTATTTATGACTACTTTGGTAAATGGTGGTTTGCTAGCTAATATGTCTCTTTTCGTTACAGGTAGCTTGTTTGTAATTACCTTAATCTCTATTATCGGATTGTTTATTTTTAATATTGTCCGTGGTATTCAAATGTTATGTGCAAAAACAGAAGAAGATATTTGGATTTAA